The Thermasporomyces composti region GACCTGGTCCGCCGCGAAGGCGGTCTGGTAGATGTACACCTCGATCACCTGGGTCGCGAAGTACGGGCCTCCTCGCGTCATCGCCTGCACGATCGCGAAGACGTGCAGCGTGGCGTTCGCGGTGAGCAGGACGATGATCGCCGCGAACGGCAACAGCATCGGCACCGTGATGTAGCGCAGCAGCTGGAAGCGTCCGGCGCCGTCGACCTTGGCCGCCTCGTAGTAGATCCTCGGGACGGTCTGCAACGCCGCCAGCCAGTAGATCATCGTGATCCCGAAGTTCTTCCATACCTCGACCGCCATCACCGTCCACAGCGCGGTGTCCGGGTCACCCAGGAAGTCGATCGGCTCCGGAATGAGGCCGAGCCCCATCAATGCCTGGTTGACGGGACCTCGGTACGGGCTCAGCACGAACGTCATGACGATGCCGACGATCGCGGCGGTCGTCACCACCGGCAGGAAGAAGAACGTCCGGAACACCGGGGCCAGCTTGAGGGCCTGGTTGTTGAGCAGGATGGCGACCAGGAGCGCCAGCACCAGCCGGATCGGCACGGCGACGATGACGAAGAGGAAGGACCGGCCGAACGCGTCCCAGAACAGCGGATCGCCGATGAGCTCCCGGTAGTTGTCCAGCCCGACGAAGGTGCGTGCCGAGGTGAACCCCGACCAGTCGAGGAACGAGAAGTACCACGACATCACCATCGGGTAGAACGTGAACATCCCGGCCAGGACGAGCGACGGGAGCATGAACAGGTAGCACCACCGGGACGTCCAGATGCGCGTCCACAGCCCGGCCGAGCTCGTCCGGCCCGCGCGGGCGATGGAGTCACGCGCGAGCGTCATCGACGTCCTTCCGTGCCGCCGGGCTCTGCTGTGCCGCCATGTCCTTGGCCGCCACGTCCTGGGCCGCCATGTCCTGGGCCGCCACGTTCTCCTGGGCTGCCGGACGCGTTCGTGCCACCAGACGCGTCTGCGGCGCCACGTGCCGAGCTGCCACGGTCCGGTGCCTCACAGCTGCTCGTACATGGCGGGGGTGTAGTCCACGGTCGGGTCCCAGTTCGGGAACACCCAGTCGTCCCTCGACACCTGGAACCCCTTGGCCTGCGCGGCTTTGATGGCCTCGTCGAGGTTCCGCTCGGCACGGTCGTTGAGGTCGCGCAAGGCCGCCTTGAGGTCGTCGATCTGCCCGCTGAACACGCCCTGGGCGATGTCGGCCAGGTTGGGCTTGAGCGGCTTCAGCTCCAGCGTCACCTGGACCGCGTCCGGGTTGCGGATCTCCACCATCGGCGCCATCCGCAACAGCCGGTTGGCGATGTCCGCTCCCGCCTTGGCGCGACCGGTGAGCAGGTTCGATTGGCGGGCTCGCTCGTTGGCCTCCGGCATCAGCGAGCTCAAGTTGCCCTCGGAGGCGATGACGATGTTCGTCTGACCCTCGAGGCTCCCCATGTAGGAGAACAGGTCGCCGGCGATCTCCTTGTACTTGCTCTTGGCGTAGACGAAGACCTGGTTGGATCCGACCTCCTGGTACGACACCGGCGCCCACTCGCCGGCGGTGGGACTCGGCGGCATCGCCACGCCGAAGTCGTAGTCGGGGTTGATCCGCGGCCACTCTGGGATGTCCCACGGCCCGTCGAAGATCATGCCGGCGACGCGTTGCGGCATCCGAGCTCGCGAGTCCGCGTCACCCAAGCTGAGGAACCCGGGGAAGACGCTGCCGTCCGCCTTGATGGCGAGGAGCAGCTCGAACGCCTCGACCAGCTCTGGTGCGTCGTAGGTGAACTCGCCGGTCTTCCAGTCGATGTGGGTGCTGGCGTCGCCGCGCAGTCCCGCCAACTCCGCCAACGCCGACGCGACCCCACCGATCGCGGTGCCGGCGAGCATCAGCCCGTAGTAGTCGCCGCCGCCCTGCTTGGTGACCTTCTTCGCCGCGGCTCGGAAGTCATCCCAGCTCAGCGGCTGCTCCTCCGGGTCGTACCCAGCCCGCCGCAGGTACTCCCGGTCGTACATGAGCAGGTAGCTGTAGCGCTTGCTGGACGTCACCGGCCAGGTGTAGGTCCGGTCGTTGAAGATGTGGATGCCCGGGATGAAGGAGTTCTCGGGGAACCTCGACTTCCAAGCCTCGAAGTTCGGGATGATGTCGTCGATCGGCGCGACCCAACCCTCGTTGATGATGACCTGCACGGGCACGTTGTTGGGCTTGGCGAAGACGTCCGGCGCGCTCCCGTTCCGGACGCCGAGCGGGACGACCTCGTTGATGGTGTCCCAGGGCGAGTCCTGGTAGTCGATGGTGATGTTCGGATACTTCTGCTCGTACGCATCGAACAGCGGAACCTCGAACATCGCCTTGAGGTCACCGCTGTCCATCCACTGGAAGGTGACCTTCTCAGTGGGAATCTTCGCGCCACTGTCGGGGATGTTGTAACGCCGGGACGGCGAAGGGCTCGGACGCCCGCCGTCCGCGGCGTTGGGATCGGTGACGACCTCACAGCCCAGCAGCGCCAACCCCATGCCGACGCCTCCCACGGTGGCGAGCAAGTCCCGCCGGGAGACCCGTCCGCCGCGCAGCCGCGTGCTCGTCATCGCCCACCTCTTGCGTCGAGGTCGCCTGCCCGACAGCGGGGCGGAAAGCGCCGCCCCGTTCGTGGTTATTCGATTAACCTCGAGTTTTTCGTACTCTTCGCACGCGGACGACGTCAAGATCGTGACGACTATCTGGGCGGGCGCGAGTCGACGGCCCTCCTCCCCTTTTCCGGAGATGGACACGACGGTCCGAATATCGGACACAGTCTCTTGACCGCGCGCACGCGGACACGAGCGTCAAGCTCGCGAGGACGCCGCGGCGGCGAACGAGCGCCGCGTCGTCACTGCTTCGTGGTGCGCTCCGGCCGAACGTAGACGACGACCCGGTGCTCGTCCGGCCGGTTCCAGGGATACTCGTCCTGCCCGAGGTACTTCTTCGCCATCTTGTTGATGAAGGCCTTGTCGGGGTCGTCCTCGATGCGTTCGACCCGTCCGCGAATCTCGATGTATCGATAGGGGTTGTCCGGGTCCAGGACCGAGATGGCGATCCGCGGGTCGCGCTGGACGTTGCGGTACTTCTGCCGCGTGGTGGTCTGGCTGAACTTGAGGAACTCTCCGTCCCACTCGAACCAGACCGGGTTCACCTGCGGCTCACCGTTGGGTCCGATCGTGGCGACGTGGCCGAACGACACCTTGGTGAGGATGTCCTCCCGGTCCTTCGGTACGACCGACATCCTGCGCCTCCCCTCCTCGCACGGGCTGACAGCTTCCCGCTCACCCTGACGCGAAACTCCGTCGGGCCGCGCGCCGCCGCGAGGTCCAGTATCGACGATCTCGAAGCCGTCAGGAGGCCACCGGCTCAGTGCCCGGACCTCTCGCTGCGCGAGCTCCCAGCGGCCGTGATGGCTCAGCGCTGGTAGAGGCCCACGAGGACACCGGTGGCGAGGGCGAGGTCGTCGAACGCGTGATGCACGTCGTCCGCGCTCGGCAGTCCCTGCGCGTCCGACGGGCGGGGCGCGTTCTCCCGGCGCGGAAGAGCGTAGAGGCGGAAGAAGTACCGGTGGGCCGAGTCACCGACGGGCGGCTGCGGTCCGCCGTAGCCGACCTCGCCGAACCCGTTGGTCCACTCCTGTCCACCGGGTGGCACCTCCCCCTCGCCGACGCCAGTGGTCGACGGGTCGATGCCGGTCACCAGCCAGTGGAGGAAGGTTCTGCCCGGCGCGTCGGGATCCTCGCAGAGCAGCACCAGCTCAGCCGTGCCCTCGGGGACGCCCGACCACTCCAGGGCGGGCGAAAGGTTCAGGGAGTCATGGGCGTGACGCTTCGGGATCGGCGTGTGGTCACGGAAGCTTGGGCTGCGCAGTTGGAGAACCGTCACGAATCGCCACCTCCTCCTGCCGGTGGGCGCCGACGGCCGGCGGCTCGCCGACCCCGCGCGCTCAGCGGCCCGTACCCAGTCCCGGCGGCGTTAGGCTCCGATCAATGGCCCTCGATCCGATGGCTCCCGACCCGGACGCCCTCGACCTGGTGACGTCCGGGCGAGCGCTCGCGCCGCTCTTCGTCCTCGCCGGCGCGCCCGGCGTGGGAAAGACGACGCTCGCGCCGCGGCTCATCGACAAGGCCGTCGGACCGGTCGTCGTCGACATGGACGAGGTCCTCGAGGACGGCGCGCTGCTCGGCGTTCCCATCGCGCATCCCGAAGCCGCGCCGAACTGGCCGGCGTACAACCGGATGTGGCGCCGCGTCCTCGCCGTCGTTCGACGGGCCGGCCACCCGGTGGTCCTGCTGTGCCCGATACCGTCGCCGGAGGAGATGGCGGAGCGAGCCTTGTGGGACGAGCCCGTCCACTGGGCGCTCCTCGACTGCGACGACCAGCTCCGGCTCGACCGGCTGCGCGGGCGCGGCTGGCCGCGGGACTGGATCGACGACGCGATGACGGACGCCCGACTGGGCCGGGAGCTCCTCGGCACCGTCTTCCGTACCGACGCGGCCGACGTGGACACCGTGGCCGACCGCATCCTCGCGTGGGTCGCCAGTCATTGGCGCCACATCCTCGACGAGACCTGAGGCGGAGTCTCGATGACACGAACCCCTCCTGCGTCTCCATCGGTCCCACAACGTCAACCGCCCGGTGCTGGCGGCGTCGCGCGGGCTCGACTCGACCCGCGCAAGAGTAGGGCCTGACATGAGTGTTTGGAGAGTTCACAGCGAGCGCACCGTCTACGGCAACCGCTGGCTGACGGTCAACCTCGCGGACGTGGAGCTTCCGGATGGCCGCCGTCTCGACCACTACGTGCTCAGACAACGCCCGGTGGCGGCCGCCGCGATCGTCGACGAGTCCGACCGGGTCCTCATGCTGTGGCGCCACCGGTTCATTCCCGACTCGTGGGGTTGGGAGCTGCCCGCCGGCGTGGTCGACGTGGGCGAGACACCCGTCGAGACGGCCGCCCGAGAGACCGAGGAGGAGACGGGCTGGCGTCCTCGGGACCTCCGGCCGCTCCTCCGGATGCACCCAGCGGGCGGGCTCAGCGACTGTGTCCACTACGTGTTCTGGACGCGGCACGCCGAGCACGTCGGCGCGGCCGTCGACGCCCACGAGTCTGAACGCGTCGCGTGGGTGCCCCTCGCGGAGGTACCCACGCTTCTGGAACGAGGCGAGCTTCGGGAGTCCAACGCGGTCGCCGCGACGCTTCGCCTCCACCTGATGATGCTCGCCGGGCGGTGAGGACGCCATCGTCACCCGGTCAGCGGCATGTCTGTCTCCTCAAGGCACCGACAGCTGGCTCCCGCATCGTGCGTTCGCCACCGGTGAGCGCTCGCAGCACGCGTTCGCGATCCGACAGGTCGTCGAACGTGACGTCGGCACCCGCGGCGGCGAGCCGCTCGACGGGCGTGCGGCCGGTCGCGACGCCCACGGTCCAGACACCCGCGCGGACGCCCGCCACCACGTCGCCGCGCGTGTCTCCCACGAGAGTGGTCGCGGTCACGGGAATCTCGACGCCGTACGCGGCCGCCACCCGCTCCCGGGCGAGGGTGACGAGGTCGGCCCGGTCATCGCTGTCGGTTCCGTAGGCACCCACCGCGAGGTCGAGAAGGTCAGCGAGCCCGAACGTCTCCAGCTTGACGCGCGCGGACTCCCTCGTGTTTCCGGTGACGACCGTTTGGACAGTTCCGCCGTCGTCGTGAAGTGCGGCGAGGATCTGCGCCACTCCCGGCAGGACTCGACCTCGGCGTCGAAGCTCGTCGGCGCGGGCGACGTACTCCGCAGCTTGGTGAACGGCGAACTGGCCGAACAATCCAGTGGCGAGCCGCTCATCCAAGCCGTTGATCCGAAGCGTCTGACGGAAAAGCGCGGGCTCGGTCGCTCCAGTCACATCCGCCATCCGAGCGAGCGGGCGACCCGTCACCGCCTCGAACGCTGTTCGGTAGACCTCGCGTCCAACACCACCGGTCTCGATGAGCGTGTGGTCCACGTCCCACAGAACGAGTCGCGACACAGAGGTACGCGTTCGTGTGGACCTCATGGTCGCAGCTTCACCGTTCATGGACGCCGTGTAAAGACCGACAACAGCCGTCAGGGCGCGCGTCTGTGTGACACACGTGCGAGCTCGGGGCGAGGCGCCAGGGGGCAAGGACGCCTTGCGCGATCCCGGCGCGCGATCGTGACCCGCTGGGAGCGAGGCCGAGACCGCGCTGAGCAGTCGAGAGACGAGGACAGCACGCACGCTGGCGCGGGCTCTCGGGAAAGCCCGCGCCACGCCGCGGCGTGGGCAGCGGCGCTCGCTCAGCTGGAGCCGCGCCCCTTGCTCTTCCGACGCTTCGGCTGCTGCTCCGCGGGCGGCTCCGTGGCCTGCGTCGGGAAGGTGATGGTGGCGGACGGACCCCAGAAGTCCCGCCAGGTGGCCTGGGCCTCCGCGACCCCTCGGGCGTACGCCTCGCGGGCTTCCTCGGATTCGTCCCAGGTCTCGTGGCCTTCGAACTCCGCCGGGCCGCGGCCAGAGCGTTCGGCGATCAGCTGGTCGTACAACGGTGTCTCGGACCACTCGGTGCTCATCGCTGCTCCCGTATCCCGCGCTGCGTGAACGGCGGTTGTCGACGCCGCCGAGCGCGTTCCTGCCAGGCGGTGTCAACCAGGTACGGCGGACCGCACCCGGTTGCCTCTCCGACGCGGAGTCTCTACCCCATAGCGACGTACTCATTCCATCCAGTAGTCAAAGTCACCTATCGGTCACTCTGCGCCAGCGCGTCGTTCCGGGACAGCACCCGGTGCGGCATAGATCACATGTTCGAGAGATGAGTTCGCGGCGACCTGGCGGTCTACCTCGGCGGAGGAACGGATGGAGGGAGGTTGGCCGCGGTGTCGACCGCACCAGGCCCACGTTCGAACCAGCAGAACCAAGGAGCTCATCGACGAGAGCTCCGAGCCAGCAGGCGAGAGTGGGCTGGGCTCGCCGTGCTGGCCTTGCCCACGCTGCTGCTCTCGCTCGACCTGAGCGTGCTCTACCTGGCGCTGCCCCATCTCAGCGCCGACCTCGCGCCGAGCGCGACCCAGACGCTGTGGATCACCGACATCTACGGCTTCATGATCGCCGGCTTCCTCATCACGATGGGCACGCTCGGTGACCGGATCGGTCGCCGACGCTTACTCCTCGTGGGCGCGACGGCGTTCGCGGCTGCCTCGGTCCTCGCGGCGTACGCACCCAGCTCGGAGGCGCTCATCGCGGCCCGCGCTCTGCTCGGGATCGCCGGCGCCACGCAGATGCCGTCGACCCTGGCGCTCATCCGCACGATGTTTCGCGACCCGCACCGGCGAGCGGTGGCCATCTCGGTGTGGATGAGCTGCTTCATGGGCGGCACGATCATCGGGCCACTCGTCGGCGGAGTGCTGCTGGAGCGGTTCTGGTGGGGGTCAGTCTTCCTGCTCGGCGTCCCCGTCATGGTTCTCCTGCTCGTGGCCGCGCCAGCCGTGCTCCCCGAGTCCAGGGACCCGCACCCTGGACGGCTCGACCTCACCAGCGTCCTGCTCGCGCTGGCGACTGTGGTCCCCATCGTCTACGGGCTGAAGGAGCTCGCGGCCGACGGCTGGGGGACGACCTCGGTGGCGGCCGTGCTCCTCGGCGTGGCGATGGGTGTCCTCTTCGTTCGCCGTCAGAACCGCCTTGACGACCCGATGCTCGACCTGACGCTGTTCCGCGAGCGGGCGTTCAGCGTCGGCCTCAGCGTGAACCTTGGCGGCGCCGTGGTGATGTCCGGGACGTTCCTGCTCCTCGCCCAGTACCTGCAGCTCGTCCAGGGCCTGTCCCCACTGCGAGCCGGCCTGTGGACGATCCCCATGCAGGTGGCCATGGCGATCTCCTCGATCCTGACACCGCACCTGGCGCGGAGGTGGCGACCCGCCTGGGTGATGTCCGGAGGACTGGCGCTCGCCGCGCTCGGCTTGGCCATCGTCTCCCAGACCCCCAGCTCGGACGGGGCGGTCACCCTCGTCATCGGCTTCTCGTTCGCGACCGTGGGGATCGCCGCGCCGACCGCGCTCGTCGTCGGCCTCATCCTGGGCGCCGCTCCACCGGAGAAGGCCGGTGCGGCCTCGGGCATGTCCGAGACCTCTGGCGAGCTTGGAGTCGCGCTCGGCGTGGCCTTGCTCGGTAGCGTCGCCACCGCCGCCTACCGCGGCCAGGTGGCCATCCCGGACACGCTTCCCGACCAGGTCTCCGCAGCCGCCCGTGACGGACTGTCCGGCGCGCTCGCCGCGGCACGGACACTTCCGGACGCGTTGGCGGCCGAGCTGCTCGAGTCCGCGCGCACCGCGTTCACCAGCGGTCTGAGCACCGTGGGGACCATCGGAGCGGTGCTGCTCGCGACGCTCGCCGTCGTCACGGGCGTGGCCTTCCGACACCTGCCCCCGCACGGCGAAGAGAGCGCGCCCACCACCGACGAAGCCGTGGAAGGGGCGACGGAGACACGACCCGACGTCGTGCCCACCGGAGCCGGGGCGGAGACTGATCAGTAGCGGACCGGTGGCGCGCGGTGCCGATCGAGCGAGTGAGCCGCCTCGACTCGAGCCGGCTCGCACCGGCCGGCTCGGTTCGACCTGGCATCACCGATCCGCCTCCAGCACGGCCTGACCGGAAAGGAGCCCCGCCCATGGCGGAGACGCTCGTGGCACCGCTTCGCGCGTTCGGCCGAGACGACCTCGCCCTCGCCGGCGGTAAAGGCGCCAACCTCGGAGAGCTGGTCCGGGCCGGCTTCCCGGTGCCCGACGGGTTCGTCGTCACCACCCGGGCGTACGACCAGGCCGCCAGCGAGCTCGACGCGCGGCTTTTCGACGCCGCCGCGACGAGCGGCGACGGATCGGCCGTCCGCGAGGCGTTCGCCACGGTCGCCATCTCCACCGAGCTGCGGACGGCGATCTCGCGGGCGTACGAGGAGCTCGGCGGTGGTCCGGTCGCGGTCCGGTCCAGCGCCACCGCCGAGGACCTTCCGGGTGCGGCGTTCGCGGGTCTGCAGGGCACCGTCCTCAACGTCGTCGGCGAGGAGGCGCTGGTCGACGCCGTTCGCCGCTGCTGGGGATCGCTGTGGACGGACCGCGCGATCGCCTACCGCCACAAGCGCGACCTGGACTCAGCGGGCGTCCGCATGGCGGTCGTCGTCCAGCGCATGGTGTCCGCCGAGACCGCGGGCGTGCTCTTCACCGCCAACCCGGTCTCCGGCGAGCGTGGGGAGATCGTGGTCGACGCCAGCAGCGGACTCGGCGAGGCGGTGGTGTCCGGCGCGGTGACGCCAGACCACTACGTCCTCGACGCCGAAGGGCGGCTGAAGCGGTGGACGCCAGGGCGGCGGGAGGTGGTCATTCGCGCGCTGCCCGAGGGCGGCGTCCAGCGCGTGGAAGGGGAGGCCTCCGCGGATCCCACCCCGCTTCCCGCCGCGGTGCTCGGTGAGCTCGCGGGACTCGGGACGCGGATCGCGGCCCACTTCGGCCGCCCGCAGGACATCGAGTGGGCCCACGCGGACGGGCGGGTGTGGGTGCTTCAGGCCCGTCCGATGACGGCGCTGCCACCGCCGCCGATCCCGCTGTCCAGCGTGCAGCGCACGCTAGGACGCACGCTCCTGGAGTACGTGCCGGTGCGCCCGTACCCGCTCGACATGAGTACCTGGGTGCCCTACGGGCCGGTCGGCCAGATGGCCAGGATTGTGCGGTCGCTCGGGTTTCGCGTCGGCCCCTCCGACGTCTTCCAGGAGGAGGACGGCGTGGTGGTCCGGCTCGTCCCGGTGTCGCCACGACCGACTTTCGACCTCGTCGCGGCGCCGTTTCGGCTCGCGCGCCGCGCTCTGGGGTACGACCCCCAACGCTGGATGGACGACCCGCGGGTCACCCGCCTGCTCAAGGAAAACGACGCCCTGACCAAGCTCGACCTCGCGGCGTTGCCGTGGCGGCGGCTCATGCGAGTCCCCCGGGAGGCGCTGGCCCTGGTCGAACCAGTCGGGGATGTGCGGTTGGACTACTTCCCTCGAGCGATCCTGTCCCTCGGACGGCTGCTCGCCCTGCTCGTCGTGCTGCGACGCACGAAGCTCGTCGGTGACCTTCTGCTCGGAGTCTTCAACAAGACAACGGAAAGCATCCGTGCGTTGCGGGAGCTCGCCGACGAGGTGCGCGCCGATCCGGCGCTCGCCGAGGCGTTCGCCACCCGTGAGCCGGCCGCCCTCGTCGAGGCGCTGTCCGACGACCCGACCTTCGCGCGGTTCGGTGAGAAGGTCCGGGCTTTCCTCGCCGAGTACGGGCACCGGGAGACCGAGACCCCCATCCTGGTGACGCCGGGTACCTGGGTGGAGGCGCCGGAGACCGTCCTCGGTCTCGTCAAGGTGCTCGCCCAGCCGGCGGGCGCCAACGGCGATGGCGGCGCCGGCGAGGTGCTGAAGGACGCATCCGATGGCTACCAGCGGGCAGTGGAG contains the following coding sequences:
- a CDS encoding carbohydrate ABC transporter permease, which produces MTLARDSIARAGRTSSAGLWTRIWTSRWCYLFMLPSLVLAGMFTFYPMVMSWYFSFLDWSGFTSARTFVGLDNYRELIGDPLFWDAFGRSFLFVIVAVPIRLVLALLVAILLNNQALKLAPVFRTFFFLPVVTTAAIVGIVMTFVLSPYRGPVNQALMGLGLIPEPIDFLGDPDTALWTVMAVEVWKNFGITMIYWLAALQTVPRIYYEAAKVDGAGRFQLLRYITVPMLLPFAAIIVLLTANATLHVFAIVQAMTRGGPYFATQVIEVYIYQTAFAADQVGGVPRLGYASAAGCFFGVVVMVIALLQVYVARKAAQVRAQLVNE
- a CDS encoding ABC transporter substrate-binding protein encodes the protein MTSTRLRGGRVSRRDLLATVGGVGMGLALLGCEVVTDPNAADGGRPSPSPSRRYNIPDSGAKIPTEKVTFQWMDSGDLKAMFEVPLFDAYEQKYPNITIDYQDSPWDTINEVVPLGVRNGSAPDVFAKPNNVPVQVIINEGWVAPIDDIIPNFEAWKSRFPENSFIPGIHIFNDRTYTWPVTSSKRYSYLLMYDREYLRRAGYDPEEQPLSWDDFRAAAKKVTKQGGGDYYGLMLAGTAIGGVASALAELAGLRGDASTHIDWKTGEFTYDAPELVEAFELLLAIKADGSVFPGFLSLGDADSRARMPQRVAGMIFDGPWDIPEWPRINPDYDFGVAMPPSPTAGEWAPVSYQEVGSNQVFVYAKSKYKEIAGDLFSYMGSLEGQTNIVIASEGNLSSLMPEANERARQSNLLTGRAKAGADIANRLLRMAPMVEIRNPDAVQVTLELKPLKPNLADIAQGVFSGQIDDLKAALRDLNDRAERNLDEAIKAAQAKGFQVSRDDWVFPNWDPTVDYTPAMYEQL
- a CDS encoding PPOX class F420-dependent oxidoreductase, whose translation is MSVVPKDREDILTKVSFGHVATIGPNGEPQVNPVWFEWDGEFLKFSQTTTRQKYRNVQRDPRIAISVLDPDNPYRYIEIRGRVERIEDDPDKAFINKMAKKYLGQDEYPWNRPDEHRVVVYVRPERTTKQ
- a CDS encoding YbhB/YbcL family Raf kinase inhibitor-like protein is translated as MTVLQLRSPSFRDHTPIPKRHAHDSLNLSPALEWSGVPEGTAELVLLCEDPDAPGRTFLHWLVTGIDPSTTGVGEGEVPPGGQEWTNGFGEVGYGGPQPPVGDSAHRYFFRLYALPRRENAPRPSDAQGLPSADDVHHAFDDLALATGVLVGLYQR
- a CDS encoding AAA family ATPase, coding for MALDPMAPDPDALDLVTSGRALAPLFVLAGAPGVGKTTLAPRLIDKAVGPVVVDMDEVLEDGALLGVPIAHPEAAPNWPAYNRMWRRVLAVVRRAGHPVVLLCPIPSPEEMAERALWDEPVHWALLDCDDQLRLDRLRGRGWPRDWIDDAMTDARLGRELLGTVFRTDAADVDTVADRILAWVASHWRHILDET
- a CDS encoding NUDIX domain-containing protein, whose protein sequence is MSVWRVHSERTVYGNRWLTVNLADVELPDGRRLDHYVLRQRPVAAAAIVDESDRVLMLWRHRFIPDSWGWELPAGVVDVGETPVETAARETEEETGWRPRDLRPLLRMHPAGGLSDCVHYVFWTRHAEHVGAAVDAHESERVAWVPLAEVPTLLERGELRESNAVAATLRLHLMMLAGR
- a CDS encoding HAD family hydrolase; protein product: MSRLVLWDVDHTLIETGGVGREVYRTAFEAVTGRPLARMADVTGATEPALFRQTLRINGLDERLATGLFGQFAVHQAAEYVARADELRRRGRVLPGVAQILAALHDDGGTVQTVVTGNTRESARVKLETFGLADLLDLAVGAYGTDSDDRADLVTLARERVAAAYGVEIPVTATTLVGDTRGDVVAGVRAGVWTVGVATGRTPVERLAAAGADVTFDDLSDRERVLRALTGGERTMREPAVGALRRQTCR
- a CDS encoding MFS transporter is translated as MLALPTLLLSLDLSVLYLALPHLSADLAPSATQTLWITDIYGFMIAGFLITMGTLGDRIGRRRLLLVGATAFAAASVLAAYAPSSEALIAARALLGIAGATQMPSTLALIRTMFRDPHRRAVAISVWMSCFMGGTIIGPLVGGVLLERFWWGSVFLLGVPVMVLLLVAAPAVLPESRDPHPGRLDLTSVLLALATVVPIVYGLKELAADGWGTTSVAAVLLGVAMGVLFVRRQNRLDDPMLDLTLFRERAFSVGLSVNLGGAVVMSGTFLLLAQYLQLVQGLSPLRAGLWTIPMQVAMAISSILTPHLARRWRPAWVMSGGLALAALGLAIVSQTPSSDGAVTLVIGFSFATVGIAAPTALVVGLILGAAPPEKAGAASGMSETSGELGVALGVALLGSVATAAYRGQVAIPDTLPDQVSAAARDGLSGALAAARTLPDALAAELLESARTAFTSGLSTVGTIGAVLLATLAVVTGVAFRHLPPHGEESAPTTDEAVEGATETRPDVVPTGAGAETDQ
- a CDS encoding PEP/pyruvate-binding domain-containing protein, translating into MAETLVAPLRAFGRDDLALAGGKGANLGELVRAGFPVPDGFVVTTRAYDQAASELDARLFDAAATSGDGSAVREAFATVAISTELRTAISRAYEELGGGPVAVRSSATAEDLPGAAFAGLQGTVLNVVGEEALVDAVRRCWGSLWTDRAIAYRHKRDLDSAGVRMAVVVQRMVSAETAGVLFTANPVSGERGEIVVDASSGLGEAVVSGAVTPDHYVLDAEGRLKRWTPGRREVVIRALPEGGVQRVEGEASADPTPLPAAVLGELAGLGTRIAAHFGRPQDIEWAHADGRVWVLQARPMTALPPPPIPLSSVQRTLGRTLLEYVPVRPYPLDMSTWVPYGPVGQMARIVRSLGFRVGPSDVFQEEDGVVVRLVPVSPRPTFDLVAAPFRLARRALGYDPQRWMDDPRVTRLLKENDALTKLDLAALPWRRLMRVPREALALVEPVGDVRLDYFPRAILSLGRLLALLVVLRRTKLVGDLLLGVFNKTTESIRALRELADEVRADPALAEAFATREPAALVEALSDDPTFARFGEKVRAFLAEYGHRETETPILVTPGTWVEAPETVLGLVKVLAQPAGANGDGGAGEVLKDASDGYQRAVEEILTHPRLRSETRRARVRRWIDAARVGLAFREDTHFYFTKPLPVLRRSLLEIGRRLSEAGVLREATDVFHLRLEELEAIRTMPPPTSDAVRLRALVRARSAKRDELAGVPLLNPMLVYGDSAPDGDALVTGLPAVGGRVTGTVKVVRDPSEFGKLESGDVLVCPYTNPAWTPLFQRAAAVVVDTGGPTSHAAIMAREYGLPTVMGTRNGTTVLSDGQRVTVDGHAGRVTPAAAKEPASAA